In Citrus sinensis cultivar Valencia sweet orange chromosome 2, DVS_A1.0, whole genome shotgun sequence, a single genomic region encodes these proteins:
- the LOC127900439 gene encoding uncharacterized protein LOC127900439, whose product MARKNNKGGYEPNVLTVVEKIDELKSEVDQGLFQTHGVNDILSAALGKQPNGSRVQRLGKLITPTLYFHIPKTANLLEQRMAIERKVYEERFQMMMEMMDAKLNGTSRTEIGSCSYVNTKSPTVGDDDKNAQSKAKRKAADIIEEDSPKNGQSTAKTKVAHMMEANSHNERKLAKTPSVKTEKKTPRKSPNQQRKQEDHFVFCLGSKAPPPMKPKVIKAATSRKLVMRKNTRLVAQERKNSSAAINMFSVIVENFLQKEILIEHDESIFGYQTVTLLTKDVCQVIIDFAALRNKVIEQGTYMNQWRMMKRYFPLDLVR is encoded by the exons ATGGCCCGAAAGAACAACAAGGGTGGTTACGAACCTAATGTGTTGACAGTGGTAGAGAAAATT GATGAATTAAAGAGTGAAGTCGACCAAGGGTTATTTCAAACTCATGGGGTAAATGACATTTTGTCAGCAGCCCTTGGGAAGCAGCCGAATGGTAGTAGAGTCCAAAGATTGGGGAAGTTAATCACCCCAACACTGTATTTTCATATACCCAAGACTGCAAACTTGCTTGAGCAAAGAATGGCCATTGAAAGAAAGGTATATGAAGAAAggtttcagatgatgatggaGATGATGGATGCAAAACTAAATGGCACTAGTCGTACAGAGATTGGCAGTTGTAGCTATGTTAACACTAAATCTCCAACAGTTGGAGATGATGACAAGAATGCTCAATCAAAGGCAAAAAGAAAG GCTGCAGACATTATAGAGGAAGATTCCCCAAAAAATGGTCAATCAACTGCCAAAACAAAG GTTGCACATATGATGGAGGCAAATTCtcataatgaaagaaaattggCAAAAACTCCTTCAGTTAAAACTGAGAAGAAGACTCCAAGGAAGTCTCCAAACCAGCAAAGGAAACAAGAAGaccattttgttttctgtCTTGGTTCTAAAGCTCCTCCTCCCATGAAGCCAAAGGTGATTAAAGCAGCTACTAGTAGAAAACTAGTAATGCGGAAGAACACTAGGCTAGTTGCGCAGGAGAGAAAGAATAGCAGTGCAGCAATAAATATGTTCTCggttatagttgaaaattttttacagaaagaaattttgattgaGCATgatgaatccatttttggttATCAAACTGTAACCCTATTGACAAAGGATGTTTGTCAAGTGATCATTGATTTTGCTGCATTGCGGAATAAAGTGATTGAGCAAG GTACTTACATGAATCAATGGAGAATGATGAAGAGATATTTCCCGTTGGATTTGGTCAGGTGA
- the LOC127900438 gene encoding uncharacterized protein LOC127900438, translated as MSKDQEAIDQSIMLKAMQQQFEHMNLMFGEIRDKLERQDTAIANLQRGQQPIAPNVRGNQGRAVMGEEDGDDVDDFDDQATVDMRGRDNRRARRIDRDLGSIKLKIPSFQGKHDPEAYLEWEKKVELVFDCHNYSEEKKVKLAAVEFTDYAIIWWDQLVLSRRRNRERPINTWEEMKAIMRRRFVPSHYYRELHQRLQSLTQGSRSVEDYHKEMEIIMIRANIEEEREATMARFLHGLNQDIANVVDLQHYVELEDMVHMAMKVERQLKKKGSTRTNLGSSSSWKSKWSKDEKVVSKPKIEPIKDHKEGGNQSKGKSDSQHSRNRDIKCFKCLGTGHIASQCPNKRVMILRDNGDVETESESDDDPMPPLEDANDGVEYPVDGKLMVARRALNMQVKEDAEVQRDNIFHTRCHIKDKVCSMIIDGGSCTNVASTSLVEKLNLKTLKHPRPYKLQWLNDCGEVKVNKQVLVSFSIGRYKDEVLCDVVPMHAGHILLGRPWQYDRRVTHDGYLNRYSFVMNKRQITFVPLTPRQVYEDQMSIKKESDTKNENESTKEREIERKASEKIQKNIVERKERQQVNLFAKESEVKRAFFSKQPIVVLLCKEACLHTNELNFSLPSAIVTLLQDFDDVFPNEVPNGLPPIRGIEHQIDFVPRATIPNRPAYRSNPEETKELQRQVEELLAKGYVKESMSPCAVPVLLVPKKDGTWRMCVDCRAINKITVKYRHPIPRLDDMLDELHGSCVFSKIDLKSGYHQIRIREGDEWKTAFKTKYGLYEWLVMPFGLSNAPSTFMRLMNHVLRAFIGKFVVVYFDDILIYSKGLDEHIEHLQSVLTVLRKEKLYANLKKCSFCTNQIVFLGYVVSAKGIEVDEEKVKAIKEWPTPKSVSEVRSFHGLASFYRRFVKDFSTLAAPLTEIVKKHVGFKWGSEQEKAFNLIKEKLVSAPLLALLDFTKTFEIECDASGIGIGAVLMQEGRPIAYFSEKLGGAALNYPTYDKEMYALVRALETWQHYLLPKEFVIHTDHESLKHLKGQSKLHKRHAKWVEFIEPFPYVIKYKQGKENVVADALSRRFSKMAHFIPCHKTDDATSIANLFFKEIVRLHGVPRSIVSDRDAKFLSHFWKTLWGKLGTKLLFSTTCHPQTDGQTEVVNRTLSTLLRAIIQKNLKTWEECLPHVEFAYNRTVHSATKFSPFEIVYGFNPLTPLDLLPLPIDERASMDGKKKAEFVKQLHERTRQHIEKRTEQYATQANKGRKQVVFQPGDWVWVHMRKERFPAQRRSKLLPRGDGPFQVVARINDNAYKLDLPGEYNVSATFNVSDLSPFDVGEDSRTNPFEERGNDENHQGTIKTSSDPLHIHGGPITRARAKKMQAALNGLIEKIWIENAIQDARHHELGLKRRQGIVGIIQVIGQPNTQVVSNAERSNSE; from the coding sequence atgtcaaaagatcaagaagctATAGACCAATCAATCATGCTCAAAGCCAtgcaacaacaatttgagcacatgAATCTGATGTTTGGAGAGATTCGTGACAAATTGGAGAGGCAAGACACTGCCATAGCCAATCTACAAAGGGGgcaacaaccaatagctcCTAATGTAAGAGGTAATCAAGGGCGTGCTGTCATGGGAGAAGAAGATGGCGATGACgtagatgattttgatgaccaGGCCACTGTTGACATGCGTGGAAGAGATAATAGAAGGGCAAGACGTATAGATCGTGATTTGGGGAgtataaaactgaaaattccttcttttcaAGGTAAACATGATCCGGAAGCTTATTTAGAGTGGGAAAAAAAGGTGGAGCTAGTATTTGATTGCCACAACTACTCTGAggagaaaaaggtaaaactaGCTGCTGTTGAATTTACTGATTATGCTATTATTTGGTGGGATCAACTTGTTTTGAGTAGGAGACGAAATCGTGAAAGGCCTATAAACACTTGGGAGGAGATGAAGGCCATTATGAGGAGGAGATTTGTTCCTAGTCATTATTATAGGGAGCTGCACCAAAGGCTTCAAAGTCTTACACAAGGTTCTAGAAGTGTGGAAGATTACCACAAGGAGATGGAAATAATCATGATTCGAGCCAACATTGAAGAAGAACGAGAGGCCACTATGgcaagatttttacatgggTTAAATCAAGATATTGCTAATGTGGTTGACTTGCAGCACTATGTTGAGTTGGAAGACATGGTTCACATGGCCATGAAAGTGGAACgacaattgaaaaagaaaggttccactagaaccaatttgggttcatcttcctcatggaagtcaaaatggagcaaagatgaaaaggtTGTTTCAAAGCCTAAGATTGAGCCAATCAAGGATCATAAAGAGGGAGGCAACCAAAGTAAAGGTAAATCTGATTCCCAACACTCTAGAAATAGAgatattaagtgttttaaatgtttggggACAGGTCATATTGCATCTCAATGcccaaataaaagagtaatgatctTGAGGGATAATGGTGATGTTGAAACCGAGAGTGAATCAGATGATGATCCTATGCCACCTTTGGAGGATGCTAATGATGGTGTAGAATATCCTGTTGATGGTAAGTTGATGGTTGCTAGGCGTGCTCTCAACATGCAAGTTAAAGAGGATGCGGAGGTACAACGTGATAACATCTTTCATACTAGATGCCACATCAAAGATAAGGTATGTAGTATGATAATTGATGGAGGAAGTTGTACTAATGTAGCTAGCACtagtttagttgaaaaattaaatttgaaaactttgaaacatcCAAGGCCATATAAGCTACAATGGCTGAATGATTGTGgggaagttaaagtaaataaacaagtgctGGTTTCATTCTCTATTGGGAGATACAAGGATGAGGTTCTATGTGATGTAGTACCCATGCATGCTGGACACATTCTTTTGGGTCGACCTTGGCAATATGATAGGCGTGTGACACATGATGGATACttaaatagatattcttttgtaatgaataaAAGGCAAATCACTTTTGTACCATTAACACCTAGGCAAGTGTATGAGGATcaaatgtcaataaaaaaagagagtgatacaaaaaatgaaaatgagagtacaaaagaaagagagattgagagaaaagcaagtgaaaagatacaaaaaaatattgttgagagaaaagagaggcaGCAAGTGAACTTGTTTGCAAAAGAGAGTGAGGTTAAGAGggcttttttttcaaaacagcCTATCGTTGTACTTTTGTGCAAAGAGGCTTGTTTACACACTAATGAGCTTAACTTTTCTTTGCCTAGTGCTATTGTGACTCTTTTGCAGgactttgatgatgtgtttccAAATGAAGTCCCTAACGGTTTGCCACCTATTAGGGGAATTGAGCATCAAATAGACTTCGTCCCTAGAGCTACCATTCCTAATAGACCTGCATATAGAAGTAACCCCGAGGAGACAAAGGAGCTTCAAAGGCAAGTTGAAGAACTCTTGGCAAAAGGATATGTGAAGGAGAGCATGAGTCCATGTGCAGTACCAGTTTTACTAGTGCCCAAAAAGGATGGAacatggaggatgtgtgttgaCTGTcgtgcaattaataaaatcactgtAAAGTATCGACATCCTATTCCTAGACTTGATgacatgcttgatgaattgcatggttcttgtgtgtttagtaaaattgatcttaaaagTGGGTATCATCAAATTAGGATTAGAGAGGGAGATGAGTGGAAAACtgcctttaaaacaaaatatggtttatatgagtggttagtgatgccatttgggttATCTAATGCACCTAGCACTTTTATGAGGTTAATGAACCATGTTTTGCGTGCTTTTATTGGCAAATTCGTAGTTgtctattttgatgatattttgatctATAGCAAAGGCTTAGATGAACACATTGAACATTTGCAAAGTGTATTGACTGTTTTAAGGAAGGAAAAGTTgtatgctaatttgaagaagtgttccttttgtacaaatcagattgtttttcttggttatgttGTAAGTGCTAAAGGAATTGaggttgatgaagagaaggtAAAGGCTATTAAAGAGTGGCCTACACCTAAAAGTGTAAGTGAGGTAAGAAGTTTTCATGGTTTGGCTAGTTTTTATAGAAGATTTGTGAAAGATTTTAGCACCCTTGCTGCACCATTAACTGAAATTGTGAAGAAACATGTGGGATTTAAGTGGGGTAGTGAACAAGAAAAggcatttaatctaattaaggaGAAATTAGTTTCTGCACCATTACTTGCTTTACTTGATTTtactaaaacttttgaaattgagtgTGATGCTTCAGGTATAGGTATTGGAGctgttttgatgcaagaaGGGCGTCCAATTGCTTATTTTAGTGAGAAATTGGGTGGAGCAGCCCTAAACTATCCTACCTATGACAAGGAGATGTATGCATTGGTGAGAGCTTTGGAAACTTGGCAACATTATCTTCTACCTAAAGAGTTTGTTATACACACTGATCATGAGTCcttgaagcatttgaaagGGCAAAGTAAGTTACATAAGAGACATGCCAAATgggttgaatttattgagcCATTTCCTTATGTGATCAAATATAAACAAGGTAAGGAGAATGTGGTGGCTGATGCATTATCTAGAAGGTTTTCAAAGATGGCGCATTTCATTCCATGTCATAAAACTGATGATGCGACAAGCAtagctaatttgtttttcaaggaAATAGTCAGGTTGCATGGAGTACCAAGGAGCATAGTTTCAGATCGAGATGCTAAGTTCTTGAGCCACTTTTGGAAAACTTTGTGGGGTAAGTTGGGtactaaacttttgttttctactacTTGTCATCCACAAACTGATGGACAAACTGAGGTTGTAAATAGAACTCTGTCTACTTTGTTGCGTGCCATTAttcaaaagaacttgaaaacttgGGAAGAATGTTTGCCAcatgttgaatttgcttaCAATAGAACTGTCCATTCAGCTACTAAATTCTCACCATTTGAGATtgtatatggttttaatccattaactcctttggatttattacctttacctattgatgaaCGTGCTAGTATGGATGGTAAAAAGAAAGctgaatttgtcaagcaatTGCATGAGAGAACACGTCAACACATAGAAAAGCGAACTGAACAATATGCTACTCAAGCCAACAAAGGACGTAAGCAAGTGGTTTTTCAGCCTGGAGATTGGGTTTGGGTGCATATGAGAAAGGAGAGGTTCCCAGCACAAAGGCGTTCCAAGTTACTTCCAAGGGGAGATGGTCCATTTCAAGTGGTTGCACGGATCAATGACAATGCCTACAAATTGGATCTTCCTGGTGAGTATAATGTGAGTGCTACTTTCAATGTTTCTGATCTTTCTCCTTTCGATGTAGGTGAAGATTCGAGGACGAATCCTTTTGAAGAGAGGGGgaatgatgagaaccatcaagggaccattaaaacttcaagtgatcctttgcacattcatggaggcccaattacaagagcaagagccaaaaagatgcaagctgctttaaatggattaattgagaaaatatggattgaaaatgcaattcaagatgcaagacatcatgaattgggcttgaagagaagacaaggcattgtgggcattattcaagtcattgggcagccaaatacacaagttgtatcaaatgcagaaaggtcaaattcggaataa